In Apium graveolens cultivar Ventura chromosome 10, ASM990537v1, whole genome shotgun sequence, the following are encoded in one genomic region:
- the LOC141691529 gene encoding uncharacterized protein LOC141691529 — MQNPSPFKRSRVDDAKKVELRIIGCEEIDVTLENFPYYLSETTKNVLFASTYVHLKCNLSSSVSRGVLLSGPPGTEIYRETLAKALAKHCGVKIIIVDSLLLSGAEASESNWRPGGYIVPPTVGNLVHAQAPQSNPIGGYFIPLKIFPANQAFFSALGSQALKTTFSIDGYGSMSEQRMLAYPIGIQPSNMTCVLPPQANAYQAGGDTSRNRSAIDEIFEVALEQCKTGPLIIFLKDIEKTLTDYPAAYASLETKLKNFPGYAVVIASHTQMDNQKENLQLGGGCRPQYVTKNGSNETMRQGLTRLFPAEVSVQIPRDEAQLAGWKEILDRDIRTFNLESNIVSIRKVLNGLGFECPQISGSTTEEKVLSSEDVEKVVTFALSHHFEQLPAGDAKHVLSSKSISCGLDLLRTLNYETKTLEKSLMDLAPENEFEQRLLSQVIPSNDIGVTFDEVGALEDVKDALKELVMLPLQRPELFSKGQLTKPCKGILLFGPPGTGKTMLAKAVATEAGANFINISMSTITSKWLGDGEKYVKAVFTLASKLSPSVIFVDEVDSMLGRRGDKEHEAMRKMKNEFMVNWDGLCTKDKERVLVLAATNRPFDLDEAVIRRLPRRLMVNLPDATNREKILRVILAKEDLGYGVSLETVASMTDGYSGSDLKELCMTAAHCPRRELLEIEEKERALALAAKKPLPALHSASDLRPLSMDDFKFAHEQVCASVSSESKNMDELVQWNELYGQGGSRKKASLSYFM; from the coding sequence atgcAGAACCCTTCTCCATTTAAACGATCAAGGGTTGATGATGCTAAAAAAGTCGAACTAAGAATAATTGGATGTGAGGAGATTGATGTAACATTAGAAAATTTTCCTTATTATTTGAGTGAGACCACAAAGAATGTTCTGTTTGCTTCAACGTACGTTCATTTGAAGTGTAACCTGTCGAGTTCTGTGAGCCGGGGAGTCTTATTGTCTGGTCCTCCAGGTACTGAGATATATCGAGAAACATTGGCCAAGGCGCTGGCTAAACACTGTGGAGTGAAGATTATTATCGTCGATTCCCTTCTGTTATCTGGTGCAGAAGCTAGTGAAAGTAATTGGAGGCCTGGGGGATATATCGTGCCACCGACGGTTGGAAATCTCGTACATGCTCAGGCTCCCCAGTCTAACCCAATTGGTGGATATTTCATACCTTTAAAGATTTTTCCAGCAAATCAAGCTTTCTTTTCTGCATTGGGCTCTCAAGCACTAAAAACCACTTTCAGTATTGATGGATATGGATCAATGTCTGAGCAACGCATGCTAGCATATCCGATTGGTATACAGCCGTCTAACATGACCTGTGTCTTACCCCCTCAGGCAAATGCATATCAGGCTGGTGGAGACACTTCCAGAAACAGATCTGCTATTGATGAAATCTTTGAGGTTGCTTTGGAGCAATGTAAAACTGGTCCATTGATCATTTTTTTAAAAGACATAGAGAAGACTTTAACGGACTATCCTGCGGCATATGCATCTCTCGAGACTAAGCTTAAAAATTTTCCGGGATATGCTGTGGTGATTGCTTCACATACTCAAATGGACAATCAGAAGGAGAACTTGCAGCTTGGGGGTGGTTGCAGACCTCAGTACGTTACGAAGAATGGGAGCAATGAAACAATGAGGCAAGGACTGACCCGCCTGTTTCCAGCCGAGGTATCTGTACAGATTCCTCGGGATGAAGCGCAACTTGCAGGCTGGAAGGAAATTCTGGATCGGGATATACGGACTTTTAATTTGGAGTCCAATATTGTTAGCATTCGTAAGGTGTTAAATGGCCTTGGATTTGAATGTCCGCAGATCAGTGGATCAACAACAGAAGAAAAAGTCTTGAGCAGTGAAGACGTAGAGAAAGTTGTTACATTTGCTTTAAGTCATCACTTCGAGCAACTTCCTGCCGGAGATGCCAAACATGTGCTATCTAGTAAAAGTATAAGCTGTGGGCTCGACCTTTTAAGGACTCTAAATTATGAAACCAAGACTTTGGAGAAATCACTCATGGACCTAGCTCCTGAAAATGAATTTGAGCAGAGATTGCTTAGCCAAGTTATTCCTTCCAACGACATTGGTGTAACTTTTGATGAGGTTGGCGCTTTGGAAGATGTTAAGGATGCGTTAAAAGAATTGGTAATGCTACCTCTTCAAAGGCCTGAATTGTTCTCCAAAGGACAGCTGACAAAGCCCTGTAAGGGGATATTGCTTTTTGGACCTCCTGGCACAGGTAAAACTATGCTTGCAAAAGCTGTTGCAACCGAGGCTGGTGCAAACTTCATCAATATATCCATGTCAACCATTACTTCAAAATGGTTGGGTGACGGAGAAAAGTATGTCAAAGCTGTCTTTACCCTTGCCAGTAAATTATCGCCAAGTGTCATTTTTGTTGATGAGGTAGATAGCATGTTAGGAAGGCGCGGAGATAAAGAACATGAAGCAATGCGAAAGATGAAAAATGAGTTCATGGTAAATTGGGATGGCTTGTGTACAAAAGATAAGGAACGCGTACTGGTACTTGCAGCAACCAATAGGCCTTTTGATCTTGATGAGGCTGTTATTCGAAGGCTTCCCCGAAGGTTAATGGTAAACCTCCCCGATGCCACAAACAGGGAGAAAATTCTAAGAGTAATATTGGCCAAGGAAGATTTAGGATATGGGGTTAGTCTCGAAACAGTAGCTAGTATGACTGATGGTTATTCAGGTAGTGATTTAAAGGAACTTTGCATGACAGCTGCTCATTGCCCTAGAAGAGAACTTTTGGAGATAGAAGAGAAGGAACGGGCTTTGGCATTAGCGGCAAAAAAACCTTTACCTGCACTACATAGTGCTTCTGATCTTCGTCCCTTGAGTATGGATGACTTCAAATTTGCACATGAACAGGTCTGTGCAAGTGTGTCATCAGAGTCGAAAAACATGGATGAGCTTGTTCAGTGGAATGAACTATATGGACAAGGTGGATCAAGAAAGAAGGCTTCTCTTAGTTACTTCATGTAG